One segment of Gilliamella sp. ESL0441 DNA contains the following:
- the rbsR gene encoding ribose operon transcriptional repressor RbsR: MKDIANLAKVSTSTVSHVINNDRYVSPSIREKVELAIKQLNYIPSAIARSLKSNKTYTVGMLITTSSNPFYSEVVKGVENSCYERGYNLILCNTEGDHQRMLDNFEHLLQKRVDGLLAMCTETQSIPQQIFDRYPKLPMVMMDWSPFNDVCDTIQDNSFYGATIAMQYLVDQNYQRIACITGPLNNTQAQFRLQGYRTALKEANLPIIEGYEVQGDFQFASGVTAMQNLLNLPILPQAVFCSNDAMAIGAYQALYQNGLEVGKDIAIIGYDDIEIAQYMTPPLTTIHQPKKELGQLAVEMLLNRFLNPSQSPQTIKLKPKLIKRQSA, from the coding sequence ATGAAAGATATTGCAAATCTTGCAAAAGTTTCAACATCAACGGTGTCTCATGTTATTAATAACGATCGTTATGTAAGTCCTAGTATTCGTGAAAAAGTTGAGTTGGCGATTAAACAACTCAATTATATTCCATCAGCAATTGCCAGAAGTCTAAAAAGTAATAAAACTTACACCGTTGGCATGCTAATAACAACAAGCAGTAACCCCTTTTATTCAGAAGTTGTAAAAGGGGTTGAAAATAGCTGTTATGAACGAGGTTATAATTTAATATTATGTAATACGGAAGGGGATCATCAAAGGATGCTCGATAATTTTGAACATCTATTGCAAAAGCGTGTTGATGGTCTACTCGCTATGTGTACCGAAACACAATCTATACCCCAACAGATTTTTGATCGTTATCCCAAATTACCTATGGTAATGATGGATTGGTCTCCTTTTAATGATGTTTGCGATACAATTCAAGATAACTCTTTTTATGGGGCGACCATCGCTATGCAATACTTGGTCGATCAAAACTATCAACGCATAGCTTGTATAACAGGCCCATTAAATAATACGCAGGCACAATTTCGTTTACAAGGATATCGTACCGCATTAAAAGAAGCTAATTTGCCTATTATTGAGGGCTATGAAGTTCAAGGTGATTTTCAATTTGCATCAGGGGTAACAGCAATGCAGAATTTGTTAAATCTGCCTATTTTGCCTCAAGCTGTATTTTGTAGTAATGATGCTATGGCTATAGGTGCTTATCAGGCACTATACCAAAATGGATTAGAAGTGGGTAAAGATATTGCTATCATTGGTTATGATGATATTGAAATTGCCCAGTATATGACTCCACCGTTAACAACGATTCATCAACCCAAAAAAGAACTTGGACAATTAGCTGTGGAAATGTTATTAAATCGTTTTCTTAATCCATCACAATCGCCACAAACCATAAAATTAAAACCTAAATTAATTAAACGACAATCTGCTTAA
- the rbsK gene encoding ribokinase, producing MIDKKLIVLGSVNVDHILNVPTFPQPGETLTGSAYQISFGGKGANQAVAAGRLGANVQFIAAVGNDDLGRKVKLQLKEDHINTHSVTTIDGENTGVALILVNGEGENQIAIYSGANNAVTPEYLLNFADDIINADAILMQLETPLETIEHAAKLAKQHHTQVILNPAPAKQLSDDLLKNIDIITPNETETEYLTGIKVLTILDAQKASSFLHNKGVKIVIITLGDKGAWVSCAGNGELITGFQVKAIDTIGAGDTFNGMLVTALLEGKTLNQAVKYAHAAGALSVTKAGAQTSVPTREEVDNFLRLQNL from the coding sequence ATGATTGATAAAAAATTAATTGTTCTGGGTAGCGTTAACGTTGACCATATTTTAAATGTCCCTACATTTCCACAACCAGGTGAAACTTTAACAGGTTCCGCTTACCAGATCTCATTTGGTGGTAAAGGGGCTAATCAAGCTGTTGCTGCAGGTCGTTTAGGTGCAAACGTACAATTTATTGCTGCTGTTGGCAATGATGATTTAGGAAGAAAAGTTAAGTTACAGTTAAAGGAAGATCATATTAATACGCATTCTGTTACAACGATAGATGGTGAAAACACAGGTGTTGCTTTAATCTTAGTTAATGGAGAAGGCGAAAATCAAATAGCTATCTATTCAGGTGCAAATAATGCAGTGACGCCAGAATATTTGCTGAATTTTGCGGATGATATTATCAATGCCGACGCAATATTAATGCAATTAGAAACCCCGTTAGAAACAATTGAACATGCGGCAAAATTAGCAAAACAGCATCATACACAAGTTATTTTAAATCCTGCACCAGCAAAGCAACTATCAGATGATTTGCTAAAAAATATAGACATTATTACGCCAAATGAAACAGAAACTGAATATTTAACAGGCATAAAAGTTTTAACAATTCTTGATGCGCAGAAAGCATCGTCTTTTTTGCATAATAAAGGTGTTAAAATAGTAATTATTACCCTAGGTGATAAAGGTGCTTGGGTTAGTTGTGCTGGTAATGGAGAATTAATTACTGGATTTCAAGTAAAAGCTATTGATACCATTGGTGCTGGTGATACTTTTAATGGTATGCTTGTGACTGCTCTTTTGGAAGGAAAAACACTTAACCAAGCTGTCAAGTATGCTCATGCAGCAGGCGCATTGTCAGTGACGAAAGCTGGTGCACAAACATCTGTGCCTACTCGTGAAGAAGTTGATAATTTTCTTAGACTACAGAACTTATAA
- the rbsB gene encoding ribose ABC transporter substrate-binding protein RbsB has translation MKLKKIITTVSGVVLSFTLACQTLAKENMVLVVSTLNNPFFVTLKDGAVKKANELGYDLVVLDSQNNPAKELANVEDTIVKNAKVILINPTDSEAVGNAVLAANKAGIPVITLDRASIKGKVISHIASDNIAGGKMAGDFIFEKLGATAKVIQLQGIVGTSASRERGEGFIKSQQQNNFTLLTAQPADFDRAKGMNVMQNLLSAYPSVQAVFAENDEMALGAVRAIKTAGRDDILVIGFDGTDDGIKSVEKGKLAATVAQQPEKIGAIGIEVADKVLKGEKVDEKIPVELKLITK, from the coding sequence ATGAAATTGAAAAAAATTATTACCACTGTTAGTGGTGTTGTGTTGAGTTTTACTTTAGCATGCCAAACTCTGGCAAAAGAAAATATGGTTTTAGTCGTTTCGACACTTAATAATCCTTTTTTTGTCACATTAAAAGACGGTGCGGTTAAAAAAGCTAATGAATTAGGTTATGACCTAGTTGTATTAGATTCACAAAACAATCCAGCAAAAGAGCTTGCAAATGTCGAAGATACAATCGTTAAAAATGCAAAAGTGATTTTAATCAACCCAACAGATTCTGAAGCGGTTGGTAATGCTGTACTTGCTGCGAATAAAGCAGGGATACCTGTTATCACATTAGATAGAGCATCAATTAAAGGCAAGGTGATAAGTCATATTGCTTCAGATAATATTGCAGGCGGTAAAATGGCTGGTGATTTTATTTTTGAAAAATTAGGTGCCACTGCAAAAGTGATTCAATTACAAGGAATTGTGGGTACATCTGCCTCACGCGAACGAGGTGAAGGTTTTATAAAGTCACAACAACAAAATAATTTTACATTATTGACGGCACAACCTGCAGATTTTGATCGTGCTAAAGGTATGAATGTTATGCAGAATCTGTTAAGTGCTTATCCGTCAGTACAAGCGGTATTTGCTGAAAATGATGAAATGGCATTAGGTGCAGTACGTGCAATCAAAACAGCAGGGCGAGATGATATCCTTGTTATAGGATTTGATGGTACAGATGACGGTATTAAATCAGTAGAAAAAGGTAAACTAGCAGCAACAGTAGCTCAACAACCAGAAAAAATTGGAGCAATTGGGATAGAAGTTGCTGATAAAGTATTAAAAGGTGAAAAAGTTGATGAAAAAATTCCAGTAGAATTAAAGCTTATTACTAAATAA